A window from Anser cygnoides isolate HZ-2024a breed goose chromosome 1, Taihu_goose_T2T_genome, whole genome shotgun sequence encodes these proteins:
- the LMF2 gene encoding lipase maturation factor 2, with the protein MAEPPRRPRELFLAGLAAAYLAAFVSLYLQVPGLYGRDGILPVRRALRPGGRGLRALLRDEPTLLWLCPRAGLEAERGAELLCLLGAAAALGALLSPALRDCLLLAALRAAYLSLCQVGQVFLYFQWDSLLLEAGFLGVLVAPLRLFKWRSTAWRAHDGVTFWLVRWLLFRLMFASGVVKLTSRCPTWWGLTALTYHYETQCIPTPAAWFAHQLPVWFQKLSVVATYVIEIAVPLLFFAPIRRLRLFAFYCQVLLQVLIILTGNYNFFNALTIVLAFSLLDEEHVAYWLGRSKKKHGSSWPPSFLAFLSTLLELAAYALLLYWSVQHFGLEIDWEKKVLESKVAFTYHEFTQWLRAVTLPLVGLGFLSLSWEILSALYRCVCVRGCFWKLWALLQWAVFATAAVGVFAVSLVPFTYIDYESNGKLWPGIHHMFNAVERFQVVNSYGLFRRMTGVGGRPEVVLEGSYDKQTWTEIEFMYKPGNVSAAPPLVAPHQPRLDWQMWFAALGHHSSSPWFASFVHRLLQGKKDVIRLVQLDEAKYPFSAQPPTYIRAQLYKYWFTGSAETGEGATRWWRRQHVQEFFPTVSLGDPTLENLLAQHGLKDKAPPKRPATTFLPWLLESIRRLSLPYSGPAVLWSLYLVAASACLLRALGRRPRGGAPPARHKGPKRGDPVDRGGDEKNGQVRRKEAKEAEEKGEGRARGAADSEGPRSTKKKK; encoded by the exons ATGGCGgagccgccgcgccgcccgcggGAGCTGTTCCTGGCCGGGCTGGCCGCCGCCTACCTCGCCGCCTTCGTCTCGCTCTACCTGCAGGTGCCCG GGCTGTACGGGCGCGACGGGATCCTGCCGGTGCGGCGGGCGCTGCggccgggcggccgcgggctgcgggcgctgctgcGGGACGAGCCCAcgctgctgtggctgtgcccGCGCGCGGGGCTGGAGGCGGAGCGCGGCGcggagctgctctgcctgctgggcgccgccgccgcgctgggCGCGCTGCTGAGCCCCGCGCTGCGGGACTGCCTGCTGCTCGCCGCCCTGCGCGCCGCCTACCTCTCGCTCTGCCAG GTAGGACAGGTCTTCCTCTACTTCCAGTG GGACAGCCTCCTGCTGGAAGCGGGCTTCCTGGGCGTGCTGGTGGCCCCCCTGCGCCTCTTCAAGTGGCGCTCGACGGCATGGCGCGCCCACGACGGCGTCACCTTCTGGCTGGTGCGCTGGCTGCTCTTCCGCCTCATGTTCGCCTCCGGCGTGGTGAAGCTGACCAGCCGCTGCCCCACCTGGTGGGGGCTCACAG CTCTCACCTACCACTACGAGACGCAGTGCATCCCCACGCCGGCCGCCTGGTTCGCCCACCAGCTGCCCGTGTGGTTCCAGAAGCTCAGCGTGGTGGCCACCTACGTCATCGAGATTGCCGTCCCGCTGCTCTTCTTCGCCCCCATCCGCCGCCTCCGGCTCTTCGCCTTCTACTGCCAG GTCCTGCTGCAGGTCCTCATCATCCTCACGGGCAACTACAACTTCTTCAACGCGCTCACCATCGTCCTGGCCTTCTCCCTGCTGGATGAGGAGCACGTGGCGTACTGGCTGGGGCGCAGCAAGAAGAAGCACGGCAGCT CCTGGCCCCCCAGCTTCCTCGCCTTCCTCTCcaccctgctggagctggctgccTACGCCCTGCTGCTCTACTGGAGCGTCCAGCACTTCGGCCTGGAGATCGACTGGGAGAAGAAGGTGCTGGAATCCAAAGTGG CCTTCACCTACCACGAGTTCACCCAGTGGCTGCGGGCGGTGACGCTGCCGCTGGTGGGGCTGGGCTTCCTCTCGCTGTCCTGGGAGATCCTCTCCGCCTTGTACCG GTGCGTCTGCGTCCGCGGCTGCTTCTGGAAGCTGTGGGCTTTGCTGCAGTGGGCCGTCTTCGCCACGGCCGCCGTGGGGGTGTTCGCCGTCAGCTTG GTGCCCTTCACCTACATCGACTACGAGTCCAACGGCAAGCTGTGGCCCGGCATCCACCACATGTTCAACGCCGTCGAGCGCTTCCAGGTGGTGAACTCCTACGGGCTCTTCCGCAGGATGACGGGCGTCGGGGGGCGGCCCGAGGTGGTGCTGGAGGGCAGCTACGACAAGCAGACCTGGACG GAGATCGAGTTCATGTACAAGCCGGGCAACGtcagcgcggccccgccgctggTGGCCCCGCACCAGCCCCGCCTGGACTGGCAGATGTGGTTCGCGGCCCTGGggcaccacagcagcagcccctggttCGCCAGCTTCGTGCACCGCCTGCTGCAGGGCAAGAAGGACG TGATCCGCCTGGTGCAGCTCGATGAGGCCAAGTACCCGTTCAGCGCCCAGCCGCCCACCTACATCCGCGCCCAGCTCTACAAGTACTGGTTCACCGGCAGCGCCGAGACCGG GGAGGGGGCTACGCGGTGGTGGCGGCGGCAGCACGTCCAGGAGTTCTTCCCCACCGTCTCTCTGGGCGACCCCACGCTGGAGAACCTCCTCGCGCAGCACGGGCTGAAG gacAAGGCGCCACCGAAGCGCCCGGCGACCACCTTCCTGCCCTGGCTCCTGGAGTCCATCCGGCGCCTCAGCCTCCCCTACTCGGGCCCGGCCGTGCTGTGGTCCCTGTACCTCGTCGCCGCCAGCGCCTGCCTGCTGCGCGCCCtcggccgccggccccgggggggggcgcccccggcccgccaCAAAGGCCCCAAGCGGGGGGACCCGGTGGACCGAGGGGGCGACGAAAAAAACGGgcaggtgaggaggaaggaggccaAAGAGGCGGAGGAGAAGGGCGAGGGCCGTGCCCGGGGGGCGGCCGACAGCGAGGGCCCCCGCAGCACCAAGAAGAAGAAGTAG